A region of Salvia splendens isolate huo1 chromosome 17, SspV2, whole genome shotgun sequence DNA encodes the following proteins:
- the LOC121774739 gene encoding abscisic acid receptor PYL4-like, producing the protein MPSSLQIIKPMSFLPQRLSRAPKAPSPPQVCPAAAAGASLPADLLRHHTHAVAPEQCCSAAVQAIDAPLEAVWSVVRRFDRPHEYKKFLKSCHVIIGDGRAVGTLREVAVVSGLPAGTSTERLEILDDERHVIGFSVVGGDHRLRNYRSVTTVAAAGGGGGGTVVVESYVVDVPPGNTEEETRAFVDTIVKCNLQSLAEISQKNNTSSVHKK; encoded by the coding sequence atgcccTCTTCTCTCCAAATAATCAAGCCCATGAGCTTCCTACCCCAGAGGTTGTCGAGGGCGCCGAAGGCGCCCTCGCCGCCCCAGGTCTGCCCCGCCGCGGCCGCGGGGGCCTCCCTCCCAGCGGACCTGCTCCGCCACCATACCCACGCGGTGGCCCCCGAGCAGTGCTGCTCCGCGGCGGTGCAGGCCATCGACGCGCCCCTCGAGGCCGTCTGGTCCGTGGTGCGCCGCTTCGACCGGCCACACGAGTACAAGAAATTCCTCAAGAGCTGCCACGTCATCATCGGGGACGGCCGCGCGGTGGGCACCCTCCGGGAGGTGGCCGTGGTGTCCGGCCTCCCGGCCGGGACCAGCACCGAGCGGCTCGAGATCCTCGACGACGAGCGCCACGTCATCGGGTTCAGCGTCGTCGGAGGCGATCACCGCCTCCGGAACTACCGATCCGTCaccaccgtcgccgccgccggcggaggcggaggcggcacGGTGGTGGTGGAGTCGTACGTGGTGGACGTGCCGCCGGGGAATACGGAGGAGGAGACGCGGGCGTTCGTCGACACCATTGTGAAGTGCAATCTGCAGTCTCTCGCGGAGATTTCGCAGAAAAATAATACTTCTtctgtccataaaaaatag